The following coding sequences lie in one Lolium perenne isolate Kyuss_39 chromosome 2, Kyuss_2.0, whole genome shotgun sequence genomic window:
- the LOC127332682 gene encoding SPX domain-containing protein 6, translated as MKHGKWHKRQVDQSLPAWKVEFLRYKELKPIVSAVSGRPPSPAEFVALLDAEIEKINAFFIEQEEFFIIRHKELQVAIRDALARKAAVPEAAHEAEIAAIRREIVNFHGEMVLLLNYSSVNYIGLAKILKKYDKRTGAVLRLAVIETVLAQPFFTAEAVTLMVRECEAMMEAVFPTAPGEGQAAARRDREALAAAEQRIFRNTVAALLAMEDVRSGSSTRGRHSLPPLTLPDSEWLRSF; from the exons ATGAAGCATGGAAAGTGGCACAAGAGGCAGGTCGACCAGAGCCTACCGGCATGGAAGGTCGAGTTCCTGCGCTACAAGGAGCTGAAGCCCATCGTAAGCGCCGTCTCCGGCCGCCCGCCCTCTCCGGCCGAGTTCGTCGCCCTCCTCGACGCCGAGATCGAAAAGATCAACGCCTTCTTCATCGAgcaggaggagttcttcatcatCCGCCACAAG GAGCTGCAGGTGGCGATCAGGGACGCGCTGGCGAGGAAGGCGGCGGTGCCTGAGGCGGCGCACGAAGCGGAGATCGCGGCCATCCGGAGGGAGATCGTCAACTTCCACGGCGAGATGGTGCTGCTTCTCAACTACAGCAGCGTCAACTACATCGGGCTGGCCAAGATCCTCAAGAAGTACGACAAGCGCACGGGCGCCGTGCTCCGGCTCGCCGTGATCGAGACCGTGCTGGCGCAGCCCTTCTTCACGGCCGAGGCGGTGACGCTGATGGTGAGGGAGTGCGAGGCCATGATGGAGGCCGTCTTCCCCACGGCGCCCGGCGAGGgccaggcggcggcgcggcgggaccGCGAGGCGCTGGCCGCCGCGGAGCAGAGGATCTTCCGCAACACCGTGGCCGCGCTGCTGGCGATGGAGGACGTGCGCAGCGGGAGCTCCACGCGCGGCCGACACTCGCTGCCGCCGCTCACCCTGCCGGACTCCGAATGGCTCCGCTCCTTCTAG
- the LOC139836005 gene encoding uncharacterized protein isoform X1, with translation MGENQGLEKTLERLAELLTAKAGGVLSSHSTVSEQTQKIELPSNEIKLEGVKNYLSWSRRALLILRTKDLESYVEGEAAEPGDKTSPKWKVWSTTNSLIVAWLLNSLSPTIAASVEILSSAAEVWKTLKKLYSGEGNVMLMAETEERLSELRQEDKSVMEYVAELQHLWADLDHYDPLELHHADCIASTRKWIERRRVMKFLKGLNSEFEGRRAALYHQPSLPTLEDAIAAIAQEEVRLKLTKSNTTTPSRPAFVVTQSLETRDCFNCGENGHLSRNCTAPRRGIRGRGRGYNRDGLSRGRGRGRGYSSGPRANVAFSEEESSGTSHEELKKEANVTNDGGYGDFSFDKFAHLAYTDEGKADWREAWDRNQA, from the exons ATGGGGGAAAATCAAGGATTGGAGAAGACACTTGAGAGACTGGCCGAGCTTCTCACAGCCAAGGCAGGTGGTGTATTATCATCACATAGTACAGTTTCAGAGCAGACCCAGAAGATTGAACTGCCATCCAATGAGATCAAATTGGAAGGCGTAAAAAACTATTTGAGCTGGTCAAGAAGGGCTTTGCTCATCTTAAGGACTAAAGACTTGGAGAGCTATGTTGAGGGTGAAGCAGCCGAGCCAGGGGACAAGACATCTCCAAAATGGAAGGTGTGGAGTACTACTAATTCGCTGATTGTTGCGTGGCTGTTAAATTCCTTATCCCCAACAATTGCAGCATCTGTGGAGATCCTCTCTAGTGCAGCTGAAGTATGGAAGACCTTAAAGAAATTGTATTCAGGTGAAGGGAATGTAATGTTGATGGCTGAAACAGAGGAGAGACTGAGTGAACTGAGACAAGAGGACAAGTCTGTGATGGAGTATGTCGCTGAGTTGCAGCATTTGTGGGCTGATTTAGATCACTATGATCCTCTGGAGCTCCATCATGCAGATTGCATTGCTTCTACGAGAAAGTGGATTGAACGCAGGCGAGTGATGAAATTTCTGAAAGGCCTAAACTCTGAGTTCGAGGGAAGACGTGCTGCATTGTACCATCAGCCTTCACTTCCCACTCTAGAGGATGCCATAGCAGCGATCGCACAGGAAGAGGTCAGATTGAAGTTGACAAAGAGCAACACAACAACTCCATCTCGTCCAGCCTTCGTTGTAACCCAAAGCTTGGAGACTAGGGACTGCTTCAACTGTGGTGAGAATGGTCATTTGAGCCGAAATTGCACAGCCCCACGCAGGGGAATTCGGGGTAGAGGAAGAGGATATAATAGAGACGGATTAAGCAGAGGCAGAGGCCGAGGCCGAGGATACTCAAGTGGCCCTAGAGCAAATGTGGCATTCTCCGAAGAAGAATCCTCGGGCACATCTCATGAAGAGCTAAAGAAGGAAGCAAATGTGACTAATGATGGCGGTTATGGGGACTTCAGCTTCGACAAGTTCGCTCACCTTGCCTACACCGATGAAG GAAAGGCTGACTGGAGAGAGGCTTGGGACCGGAACCAGGCATAA
- the LOC139836005 gene encoding uncharacterized protein isoform X2: MGENQGLEKTLERLAELLTAKAGGVLSSHSTVSEQTQKIELPSNEIKLEGVKNYLSWSRRALLILRTKDLESYVEGEAAEPGDKTSPKWKVWSTTNSLIVAWLLNSLSPTIAASVEILSSAAEVWKTLKKLYSGEGNVMLMAETEERLSELRQEDKSVMEYVAELQHLWADLDHYDPLELHHADCIASTRKWIERRRVMKFLKGLNSEFEGRRAALYHQPSLPTLEDAIAAIAQEEVRLKLTKSNTTTPSRPAFVVTQSLETRDCFNCGENGHLSRNCTAPRRGIRGRGRGYNRDGLSRGRGRGRGYSSGPRANVAFSEEESSGTSHEELKKEANVTNDGGYGDFSFDKFAHLAYTDEG, translated from the exons ATGGGGGAAAATCAAGGATTGGAGAAGACACTTGAGAGACTGGCCGAGCTTCTCACAGCCAAGGCAGGTGGTGTATTATCATCACATAGTACAGTTTCAGAGCAGACCCAGAAGATTGAACTGCCATCCAATGAGATCAAATTGGAAGGCGTAAAAAACTATTTGAGCTGGTCAAGAAGGGCTTTGCTCATCTTAAGGACTAAAGACTTGGAGAGCTATGTTGAGGGTGAAGCAGCCGAGCCAGGGGACAAGACATCTCCAAAATGGAAGGTGTGGAGTACTACTAATTCGCTGATTGTTGCGTGGCTGTTAAATTCCTTATCCCCAACAATTGCAGCATCTGTGGAGATCCTCTCTAGTGCAGCTGAAGTATGGAAGACCTTAAAGAAATTGTATTCAGGTGAAGGGAATGTAATGTTGATGGCTGAAACAGAGGAGAGACTGAGTGAACTGAGACAAGAGGACAAGTCTGTGATGGAGTATGTCGCTGAGTTGCAGCATTTGTGGGCTGATTTAGATCACTATGATCCTCTGGAGCTCCATCATGCAGATTGCATTGCTTCTACGAGAAAGTGGATTGAACGCAGGCGAGTGATGAAATTTCTGAAAGGCCTAAACTCTGAGTTCGAGGGAAGACGTGCTGCATTGTACCATCAGCCTTCACTTCCCACTCTAGAGGATGCCATAGCAGCGATCGCACAGGAAGAGGTCAGATTGAAGTTGACAAAGAGCAACACAACAACTCCATCTCGTCCAGCCTTCGTTGTAACCCAAAGCTTGGAGACTAGGGACTGCTTCAACTGTGGTGAGAATGGTCATTTGAGCCGAAATTGCACAGCCCCACGCAGGGGAATTCGGGGTAGAGGAAGAGGATATAATAGAGACGGATTAAGCAGAGGCAGAGGCCGAGGCCGAGGATACTCAAGTGGCCCTAGAGCAAATGTGGCATTCTCCGAAGAAGAATCCTCGGGCACATCTCATGAAGAGCTAAAGAAGGAAGCAAATGTGACTAATGATGGCGGTTATGGGGACTTCAGCTTCGACAAGTTCGCTCACCTTGCCTACACCGATGAAG GCTGA